A genomic stretch from Echeneis naucrates chromosome 6, fEcheNa1.1, whole genome shotgun sequence includes:
- the LOC115044987 gene encoding double-strand-break repair protein rad21 homolog A-like yields MFYAHFVLSKRGPLAKIWLAAHWDKKLTKAHVFECNLESSVESIISPKVKMALRTSGHLLLGVVRIYHRKAKYLLADCNEAFIKIKMAFRPGVVDLPEENREAAYNAITLPEEFHDFDQPLPDLDDIDVAQQFTLNQSRVEEITMREDVGNLSLLQDNDFADFGMDDREMMRDASTFEEDIMHGATASNLLLEAEPGPANLPDKSNHMEYDDFGDGSMGNSDGGMLVDKLLSSEDGGGIFDDPPAITESVMMPPDHGDDEDDFDNLQSPGPESPDSGPAEQLPAMADQTEQTTLVHNEEEAFALEPIDITVKETKAKRKRKLIVDSVKELDSKTIRAQLSDYSDIVTTLDLAPPTKKLMMWKETGGVEKLFSLPAQPLWNARLLKMFTRCLTPLVPDELRKRRKGGEADSLDEFLKELENPEVPREEIMGQHRDVIDQTIMEEPSILAASTMEASRTTLDETVMPPPSTPRGVKRKTLEKEAPLPMAPLEQQPVADRSVLSQRLDMPQVELPPEESSVNLTQLVPELDLLSEKGKDKKDESDEEEEEEGQAGDQDQEEKRWNKRTQQMLHGLQRVMAKTGADSVSLLDLCRNNNRKQAAAKFYSFLVLKKQQAIEVTQSEPYSDIIATAGPRFHLI; encoded by the exons ATGTTCTACGCCCACTTTGTCCTCAGCAAACGTGGGCCGCTGGCCAAGATCTGGCTAGCGGCCCATTGGGACAAGAAGCTGACCAAGGCCCATGTGTTTGAATGCAACTTGGAGAGCAGCGTGGAGAGCATCATCTCACCCAAG gtAAAGATGGCATTGCGTACATCAGGCCATCTGCTCCTTGGAGTGGTCCGAATCTACCACAGGAAGGCCAAGTACCTGCTTGCTGACTGTAATGAAGCCttcatcaaaattaaaatggcTTTTAGGCCAG GTGTTGTGGATCTACctgaggaaaacagagaggcagCTTACAATGCCATTACTTTACCTGAGGAATTCCATGACTTTGACCAGCCTCTTCCTGACCTGGA TGATATAGATGTGGCTCAACAGTTCACCCTCAACCAAAGCAGAGTAGAGGAGATCACGATGAGGGAGGATGTTGGCAACCTCAGCCTCCTGCAGGATAATGACTTTG CTGACTTTGGTATGGATGACCGAGAAATGATGCGTGATGCCAGCACATTTGAGGAGGATATCATGCATGGTGCCACAGCCTCTAACCTTTTACTGGAAGCGGAGCCTGGCCCAGCAAATCTTCCTGACAAGTCCAACCACATGGAGTATGATGACTTTGGGGATGGCTCCATGGGCAACAGTGATGGGGGAATGTTGG TGGATAAGCTGCTGAGTTCTGAAGATGGTGGCGGTATCTTTGATGATCCTCCAGCTATTACAGAAAGTGTCATGATGCCCCCAGATCATGGAGATGACGAGGATGATTTTGACAACCTCCAGTCAC CGGGTCCAGAGAGCCCAGACTCTGGCCCAGCAGAGCAACTACCAGCAATGGCTGATCAGACAGAACAGACCACCCTGGTTCACAATGAGGAGGAGGCCTTTGCCTTGGAGCCCATTGACATCACTG TGAAAGAGACTAAAGCAAAGCGTAAGAGGAAGCTGATTGTGGACAGTGTGAAGGAGCTGGACAGTAAGACTATCAGGGCCCAGCTGTCTGACTACTCAGACATTGTCACCACCTTGGACCTTGCCCCTCCCACCAAGAAGCTTATGATGTGGAAGGAGACTGGAGGAGTGGAGAAGCTCTTCTCTCTGCCTGCTCAACCCCTGTGGAACGCCAGGCTGCTCAAG ATGTTCACACGTTGCTTGACACCTCTGGTGCCAGatgagctgaggaagaggagaaagggtGGAGAAGCTGACAGTCTGGACGAGTTCCTCAAAGAGTTGGAAAACCCAGAGGTGCCTAGGGAGGAGATTATGGGTCAGCACAGAGATGTTATTG ACCAGACTATCATGGAAGAGCCTAGTATACTGGCAGCCTCCACAATGGAGGCCAGCAGAACGACCCTGGATGAGACAGTTATGCCTCCTCCTTCCACCCCCCGTGGTGTGAAACGCAAGACCCTAGAAAAAGAGGCCCCCCTTCCT ATGGCTCCGTTGGAGCAGCAGCCCGTGGCTGACCGCTCTGTCTTGTCTCAGAGGTTAGACATGCCTCAGGTGGAACTGCCCCCAGAGGAGAGCAGCGTTAACCTTACCCAGCTTGTCCCTGAGCTTGACCTCCTTAGTGAGAAGGGCAAAGACAAGAAGGATGAGagtgatgaggaagag gaagaggaaggtcaGGCTGGAGACCAGGATCAGGAGGAGAAGAGATGGAACAAGAGAACCCAGCAGATGCTGCACGGTCTTCAG CGCGTCATGGCTAAGACTGGTGCGGATTCGGTCAGCCTGCTTGACTTGTGCCGgaacaacaacaggaaacaggcagCTGCCAAGTTTTACAGTTTCCTGGTCCTCAAAAAACAGCAAGCCATCGAGGTCACCCAGTCTGAGCCCTACAGCGATATCATTGCCACCGCTGGACCAAGATTCCATCTTATCTAG